The Candidatus Hydrogenedentota bacterium genome contains the following window.
TGTTCCAAGCGCGAGCCCGCCGAGGTCATCGCGGAGGAATGCACTATCATTCAGGAGGGTATCGACCGCGCCAACAGTGACGCCGCCCTCATCGTGTGGGACTGGGTCTGGCCGGAGGACTGGTTCGACGGCATTGTGACGCGCCTGCCGAAAGAGGCCGCGCTGATGAGCGTGAGCGAATGGGATCTTCCCATTGAGCGCGGCGGCGGCCCGGTGGCTGTCAGCGAGTACTCCATGTCCGCCGTCGGCCCTGGTCCGCGTGCAAAGCGCCACTGGGCCAGCGCCCGCACTCAGGATCTCAAGACCATCGCCAAGGTACAGGCCAATGCGACGTGGGAGCTTTCCACCGTGCCCTATATCCCCGCGTTTCGCAATGTGGCAGATCACATGGCGAACCTGCGCGAGGAAGGCGTGAACGGGCTCATGCTGAGCTGGACCGTGGGCGCCTATCCGTCGGCGGGTTATGAAATAGTGTCCGTCATGGGCGGTGCGGATCGTCCCGCCCCGGAAGCGGCCATGCTGCGCGTGGCGCAACGGCGCTTCGGCGATACCCTCGCCCCCGCTGTCGTAGCGGCGTGGAACGCCTATAGCGAGGCGCTGAAAGCCTACCCCTTCCACAATCATCCACTCTACCTCGGCCCGGTGCAGGCCGGCGCCGCCAATCCCCTGTGGGAGCGTGAAACCGGCTATCGCGCTACGATGGTGGGCTTCCCCTACGACGACCTCACGCGGTGGCGGGCCATGTACCCCGAGGAAGTCTTCGCAGATAGCTACGCGCAAATGGCCAAGGGCTTCGACGGTGCCACCCTCGCGCTGAACGATGCAGCGGCTTCACTCGCGTTGTCCCCCCCGGAATCCGAAGCCCTGGCTGAGCACGTGCGCGTCGCCCGCGCCTGCGCCATTCATTTCAAGAGCACGGCCAACCAGGCGCGATTCATCACCCTGCGCCGCAGCCTGGAAGAAGCCCGTCACGTCGCGGGCAGTGCCGATGGCGTACCCGAGGGCGCGGCCTTCCCGGCCATGGCCGATGGCGACGCGTTGAAGGCCCTCAAAGCAATGGAGGCCATACTCGAAGAGGAGCGCGCGCTGGCCCGTGAGATGTATGCACTGCAGTGCGCGGATTCCCGATTCGGCTTCGAGGCGTCGAACCAATACCATTTCACACCGATGGATCTCGCGGAGAAGGTGCTGAACACGGAAGACTTGCTGACCCGCTGGCTACCCAGCGAGCGCGCAAAGAATCTGTACGCTCCGAATTGGTGGCAACCGTAGGGACTGCCTCGCGACACGACTCGCAGTAGCAAAAAAACTGCGGGTCCGATGAACTGCCTCGACCGAGCGACGTGAGCTTCATCTGGCGAGGCTGTCCTGTCGTCTGACGTCGCGATGTGATACGTCAGAAGAAAAGGGTGCAGTTTTAATACTACCGCTCAAGCGGCGTGCTGTAGGGCCAAGTATTCTTTCCAAAAGAGGTCCCATCGATTCGATTTTACGTAACATCGCAGGTCGAGGATCCTTTGCCCACCTTCTCTCGACCAGCGCATTCCGCTGCGGCACATTCTGTTTTTGATGAGGCTTTTACATGCCGCTTCGACGGGGCCGCTACCGATGGGAAGTCCCCGTCGGCGAAAATCGGCATAGTTCATTTTGGATTGGTTTCTCTCGAAGAATGTTTGCTGTGTCTTGAGGTCATCGCGACGACTCTTGGGAAGCTTGAGCGTTTGGAGGTAGTACGCCATGGACTTGAGCACGGCCCGCGCCGCATTATCCTGCTGCAGCAATTTCTCGGCGTAATCGTTGTACCACGCTTTGGCTTTTTCCGTGCCCTTGCCGAAGAGCGCCTCGGCGGCCAGCGACAAGTGCTCGGCCGCGTGCCAGTAGTCGATGAGCGTCTCGTAACCGGCGAAGCGCAAATTACCATCAATATAAGACCAGATGCTGCGCGCGCCATCGCATAAGATGACCTTCACGACGTCTTGACCACACAGCCCTTCCGCAGCATTAAGTTCTTCCTCGAAGCGCCTCTTGAAGGTGGGCGCGAGGTCCTCTGGCATGTGGACCACGTAACGGGTTCGCAGACGCTGGGGACACTTTTTCCCTTCTTCTACGGCACCGTAGAAGGAAAAGCTGCCAGCCATGGCGTTCTTGTACGAGGTCTTGGACTCTTCCTCCGAACCGCCTTTGGGGCGCTCTGCGGGGCGACCTCGTTTTTTGCCAGGCTCGTTGAGCAACACGTTCGCGCCGTCCATGCTGGCCACGAGCACACGCACATTCTCAGGCGCCGACTCCTGTACGCGTATGCGTTCGTCGACGACATCGCGCATATCCGACACCCGAGCGTCAATACGCTCCAGCGCCTCCAGGATCTGGGTGCGGTGCGGGTGAAACTGAGCACTCTTCTCCATCAGCTCGGCCACCTCCTGGGGCGTGACGTGGGCGCTGGCAAAAGCCACCGCCTCGCGCACTTCAGCCATCATGAATTCGCCAGACATGCCCCAGGCCGAATCCAAGGGTACGTGGGATTGGTCCTTGGCATTCTGATAAAGCCTGCGCGCGAACCGCATCTTGCCCCAGGGAGACAGCGCCTCGCGCTCGCTCAAAAACTTGAAACGGTACGAATCCTGGCCGACCCGAATCAGATCGTCGGTCTCGTCCTTGGCCTCGAGAAAAAGGCGGAGTGCCGCCTTTGAGGCCGCATTGGCGGCTTGGTGAAGCCCCGATACAATCAAAGCGGACGAAGCCGGTGACAAATCCAACTCTGCGGCACCCGAGCAATATTCGAGCAAAAATTTCTTGTATTCGGCCATGGCAGCTACTAACATCTTCTCTACAAGCATTGTGGGCTCCTCGTTGGGTTGCGCTAACTTTTTGTGCAAATTAAGTATAGCCAATTCCAACCCGGAGCCCACAACTATATTTATCTGGCATTATTAGCGGTAATAGCAGATCTGCACCCGAAGAAAACGTATGAAGCGGCAGGAATGGTGTTGAAAGCACTTCCACAACTCGGGCGTTCGTTGAAAGTCTTGGCGCACCACCCTGACGTCAGGACAGCCCCGCCGGTCACGGTAAACCGCCCACGACCCAGCGTGCATTTCAGACCTAAGGTGACTCTCGCAATTCAGTGTCTCTGGGCGACGCTGTCCCCAAGAAAACTGCCGGACCCGAGGGCCCGGCAGTGTGTTCATTCGCTATTCACTATTCTAAATTTCCGCCTGCGGCGGACGTTCCGCACCATTCTACTTCGCGGCTTGCGTAATCCCGGTGACCGGCTGGCCATCCTTCGTGCGCAGGCGGGCGGCCGCGCCCCAGTCGCCACCGTGCTGGTAGATCGCCATGACGAGGGTGTTGTCCCCCGCCTTGAGCGACACGGGCAACTGGTCCTGACCGGCGGCCAGGCCACGGGCCACATTGAGGCCGTGGATCATCTCGCCATTCCACCACACCTTGATGCCGTCATTGCTGCCGGCTTCGAGGATCACATCCTGCGCGGTGGCGGAGGTGATGGTGCTGCGGAGATAGACCACGCGATCGAAATCGCCCAGGATCTGGGCCAGGGCAACCACCCAGGGACGGAGCGGATCGAGGCCCATGGGGACGATGTTCCACACTTCCCCGGCGGGGTCGGTCTCAGCCTTGAACTGCATGTCATAGAGCGCGGCGCCGGGCTTGCCCTCTACGAAATACGGGCCCGCATACTGCCAGGCCGTGATGTAGTCTTCGTAGCCCACGAGGCCATTGAGCACGTTCTGGGCGAGCTTCTTTACCGCCTCGTTTGTGTCCTGCTGGATATAAGCATTCATCCGCTTCGTGACTTCGTCACGGTAGGCGCCGCCGATGGCGCCCGCAATACGGATGACGGCCTGCGTGGCTTCGGCGGCCACGGCCGGGTCCTGCTGGCGCGATTCGGCGTACTGCAGGGCTTCCAGCGAGACCACTTCGGCCGTGCCGGCCACGATGAGCTTCTTCTCCTGGGGCGTGGACGCAAGGGCATCCGCCGCCTTCAAGGCGGCCAGCTTATCCGCGGGATTGAGCGTCTTGTCGGCGCGAAGCAGTCGCAGGTATCCCGCAAAGGCCGCGGCATGGGCCTCGGCGTTGCTCGTATCGGCGGCAAGCGCCTTCAGGTCTTCCATGGGCGCGGCATTGGGCCAGTCGGAGAGCGCCTGAACGGCGGCCAACTTCAGCACCGGGCTCTGGGACTTCACATTTTCCCGGACCACCGCCAGGGCGTCTTCGGTGCCGATGCGGCCAAGCACCATGATGAGGGACGCTTTCGTGGCGTCATCGCTTGCGGCCGCTAGGGCCTTGATGGGCTGAGCCGACTTCGCATGATCATCGGCAATGCGTCCCGTCAGCTCGACTATAGCCTGGGCCACGTTCTTGCGCTTGTCGTCGGCGCTGGCGGAGGTTAACAAAGAGATGAGCGTCCCCATGTCGTCTTCACCGGCCAGTACCCGGAGCGCCTTGAGGGCTTCCGTTTCCACGGCGGCATCGCCCGAATTCGCCAGTTCCAGCAGGGCGGGTGTGGTCTTCACGGCGCCGCGCGCGGCCAGCGCGCTGATGGCCTCCAGCCGCACTGCGCCGGACCCTTCCTGGGCAGCCTTGAGAATGGCCACGTCGGTCTTGCGGCCGGGAATGGTCTTGATGCTGTTGCGGGCGGTGCGCTGTACATCGCCGTCCGAGGTCGCTGCCAACTCGAGGAGCATGGTGGCCGTGTCCGGCGTGCCCAGCACCCCGAGGGCGTTCAGCGCGACCAGTTGCACGGCGGGATCGCCGCCCTTTGCCTCGGCAACAACCGCGTCAAGCGCGCCGCCTTCTTTGCGGTGGGCCAGCGCGTCGATGATGAGGATCTTCCGCTCTTTGTCCGCCGTGGGAAGCATGGCGGCGAAAGCTTTGGTGGCCTCCTCACCGGGCAACTCCCGGATGAAGCTGGAAGCGACGAGCACCAAGGCCGGATCGCTGTCACCCAACGCATCCATCACCAGTTCCTGGGCTTTGCCGGACTCCAGCCGAACGAGACCGGTGAGGGCCGCCGCGCGGACATAACCGGGCTGGCTGCCGTTGTACAGCGTGGTGTAAATCTCCAACGCTTCGTCTTTCTGACTGGCCGGCGCCCACTGACCGCACTGGAGGCAGGCATCGGCAAGCACCGTGTCGCCGCCGCCGTTGGCCGCTTTCAGCGCCTTGAGCAACTCCGTGCAGCCTTTGCCGCCGATGCTGCCCAGGGCCGCGGTGGCCGCCTGTGCCAGGGCTTGGTCCGTGTCGCCCATCAACGCCACGAGGGGTGCGACGGCGTCCTGGGATTTCGTCCGCGCGATAGCGTTGACGATATTCACTTTCTGGGTCTGGGGGCCTTCCGCGATGGCCTTCACCAGGGCCGCGAGGGCGGCCTTGTCGGGAATAGTCACCAGCGCGCGCAGGGCATAGTCCGCGAGTTGTTCGTCCGCGATGAGCCCGGCCAGGGTGTCTACGCTCTTGGCGGTGCCCATGGCGCCGAGTTGGCGGCAGACGAAGCGCTTCGCTTCGACCGACGCGTCGCTCTTGAGCACTTCAATGAACTGCTCTTCCAGTTTCACCCGGAGAGGGCCGTCGTTCTGGGCTTTCAGGGCCAGTTCTTCCAGCGGAACGATGCCCGTGCGGGAATCGCCGAATTTATAGGCCTTCAGGGCCCCGATGGACTGGTCCAGGTCCTGCGCATAGCCGGGGCAAATCGCCGCCAGCGCGCAAAACGCCACCCCAAGTATCAGTGCGTTCTTCTTCATGTGATAGCTCCTTCCTGGGGATGGGTTAGACGTGCCACGGCGCGCGCATGGACGGGATGAGCATGCGGTTGGCTTCGTCGTCGTTGGTGAACTGTTCGGTGTCGGGATTCCACAGCAGCTTCTTGCCACGCCGCATGGCGATGTTGCACATGTGGCACATGGTGGCCGTGTGGTGGCCCACATAGACCGGCGCCTTCGGTTCGCCGCGCGTGATGACGCAGTTCACGAAGTCGGCATGGTGGCCGCGGCTGCGGCCGAGCTGGAGTTCGTCCGGCCCGATGATTTCTTTCAGCAGCGCGGGGTTGCTGGCTTCCAGGTCGCCGCCGTGGACGTGAATGAAGACCCAGCCCTTGTCGCCCTCGAACTTTACGCCGCGGGGGCCGACGCTCTCGCCGATAATCTGCACGCCGCTCGCGTATTCAAAGCGGAAAGAATAGGCCATGGCCGTGTTGAAGAGGCCTTCCTTCGGAAATTCGCCGACGCCTTCGACGGAGATGGGCGTGGTGTGGTCGCTGCCGTTGCCGAGCTGGGCAAGGTCCAGAATGTGCGCGCCACGGTCGGTCATTTCGCCGCCGCTGTAGTCCAGGATATAGCGGAACCAGAAATGGCAGCGCTTTTCCGTGTAGGGGGCGCTGGGCGCCGGTCCGAGCCACATATCGTAGTCAAAGCCGGGAGGAATGGGCATTTCGGGCTGCGGGCCGATGGGCGCGTGGTTGTCGATGGGCATATTCACGCGGATCGTGTGGAGCTTGCCGATGCGGCCGTTGCGCACGAGTTCGGCGGCGTAGCGCGCATTGTCGCGGGAGCGCTCGTGGCTGCCGGTCTGAAGCACGCGCTTGTAGCGCTCCACGGCGTCTTTCACGGCGCGGCTCTCGGGAATCGAGTTGGCCAGGGGCTTCTCGCAGTAAATGTCCTTGCCGGCCTTGGCCGCGGCCACGCAGACAATCGCGTGGGCGAAATCGGGCGTGGCGCACATGATGGCGTCGATGTCGTCGCGGGCGATGACTTCGCGGAAATCGTTGTAAGTCGCGCAGCCCTTGTAGTCTTTCTCATTCTTTGCGGTGTAAAAATCCTCCACCATCTTCTTCGCTTTTTCGCGGTGCGCCGTGTCCACGTCGCACACGGCCACGAGCTGCGCCTCGGGAACATTCATGAGTCCCTGGGTGTCGTAGCTGCCCTGGCCCCCCACGCCGATGGATGCGATGGTGATGCGGTTGCTCGGGGCGATGTGACCATCCAGGCCAAGGGCGGAGGACGGAATGATGTACGGAAATCCAACGGCGCCCGCGGTGGCGGCGAAGGAATTACGCAGGAAGTGCCTGCGCGAAAGTATCCGTTTTTTTGCCATGGTGCTCTCTCCAGTGGGTTTAAAACGACGGTGATGGATTAATTCTTTGGACTCGTGTTTCGCGAATTCAGATTCATGAGGCTAAGTCTCACCCGTAGAGGATAAAAGAACTCGTCGGGTTTACCCCCCCCTGCCCCCCCCCCCGCAAGCGGGGGGGACCAAGAGGCTCGCATCTAGTAAGAAAGGTTCCCCCCGCTTGCGGGGGGCCAGGGGGGTACAGTCTTCGATAGAATAGGCCCTTCTTGACCTTCAGGCTCAACTCCGTCTGCTTTTGATCAGTTTTCAATTGGCGCTGCGACCAATTTTTTATCGCCGTCGCCATTCGCCATCCAGCCATTTTCCTCTTTTCAACTTAAACGCCCATCAGGTGCGACATGACGGCCAGTTCCAGGCCTTCATAATCGCGCGCTTCGATGAGCTGCTTTTCCAGATTCTTGTCGAAGCTGCGAACCTTGTCCACCAGCGCCAGGAAGATCTTCTTGCTGTTGGACAAGTGCGCGGTGACGCATTCGCCCGACTGTGTGCGCATCGCCTTGACGTCCAGACCCACGAAGCGTCCGGTTCCAGCGTAGTTCGCCAACTCCAGCACGCGCACCTGATTGTAAGCCTGGCGGAGATTCGCGGAACCAAAGGACTTGTCCTGATCGAACTTCAGGCCGTTCTGATCGTTCAAGTGTACGCTCAAAAGCTTGTCCGCCGCCAGTGCGAAGGCCATTTCGTCGGAGGGGTCCAGACCGGCCAAAAGGGCGTGGGCCGTTTCAATCAGGCCGCCGACGCGCTTCGGATCATTGCTCATGCCAGCAATCGCCAGGGCATGTCCGATGGTGGGCACGTAGGCGTGGTCCACGGGCTCATTCGGCTTGGGCTCGATGGCGATTTCGATTTCGCTGTCATAGGCCAGCAGGGTGTTCACCAGCTCGAGAATCTGCTTGTAGGCCGTGATTGCATTCTTGGACTCGCGGGTATAGGTGCCTTCGCGGGCCAGCCACAACACGATCATCTTCGTGTCCAGCGCCCGGGCAATGTCCGCGCACTTCTTCGCGCGGTCAATGGCCCACTCACGCACCTTGGCGTCGTTCGCCGTGAAACCGCCGTCGATGCCCCGCTTGTCTTCCCACAGACGCGGCGCGATGAACTCGCAAACGAGTCCTTCGCCATCCAGCACCTTCTTCATGTCGCCGGCTTTCTCACCAAGCTGTTTGGCGGAAAGGCCTTCCAGCTCCGGCACGGCGTCATCATCGTGAAATTGCACGCCCTCGAAGCCCAGCGCCTTGTACTGGCCCAGCTTCTTGGCGAAAGAAAGCGTCGGGCGCACGTTCGGCCCAAAGGGGTCGCCGCCCTCGCTGATGTTCCACGGACCAAACGAAAAACGGTAACCCTTGTGATCTTCACTCATTGAATATGCCTTTCTTGCATGGAAAATACGCCGGAACGAGGCGTCGCCTCAACCGGACTTGTTTGCCTTGATACCAAACATGGAAAACCCTTGGCGGGTCCACAGCTCGCTAACGCTAACAGAATATGACACCGGTGTCAACTGCGATACCTATGCCGCAAATGATTGGCAAACGACTGCAGGAAGGCATAAAACCGTCTTAGCCACGAAGTGGCGGCATATCGTAGCCTGGGGTGGAGCGAGGTACGAGCGCAACCCCAGGATCGCGCCCCAAATCGGTGAACCCCGGAGGGGTGGCACAGGGGTACACCAACCCGCGCTTGCCGACCATGGCGTTTTGTCGCATAATAAACGGGGAAGGACAAAATTCCGTGCACAAATCGAAACTCAAAAAACTCACCGCCCAGCGAACTAACGAAAAAGCCCAGATCCTGCGCCTGACCCGCGAAGATCAGATACGTGTCGCAGAAGCGCTGATCAATCCACCCAAGGCCAACGCCCGGCTCACCCGCGCCGCGAAAACGCATGCCCGCCTTATCGCGCCCCGGTGACAGCGCGCTTCGCGTTACTACTATTCCGGCAGCGCAATCGAATACACCCGTCCACGCTCGTCAAACTCGATCAAGAGATCCGTATTCAGTGGGTCGAACTTAAATGCAATCGGAAAGAAGTACGGCCATTCAGCATAGAATTCAGGTCTGAGCCACCAGTCGTATGACCACGTTTCCCGTTCATACGGTGATCCGAAAAATCTTTTGACGCCCTTTTCTCTGAGCATTCGCGGCTCGCCCAGTACTTGACGGACGGTCGCCGCCGTGTCGCCGACCTCAATTTGCCCGGCGGCCCGCACCTGCCGACGAAACTTCATGGCATCCATGAATACGGCGGCCAGATACAGCGCGAACGCGAAGACGAAGAGCCCCGCGAGCGCGTAGAGAAACTTGGCGATAGGTCGGCTTCCGAATACAAGCACGTTCAGCCTTCCCGATACCGGGTTCGGTGACGCCGAAAGACTCCCGGAGGGTTGAGTCAATTTGAATTGTCGTAATTCGCTCCCAGCCAATTTATGCTCCCATTCACGTCAAGGTTCCACAGGCCCCGCCGCCGACCTCCGAACCACCAAACTCGTAGCCATTTCGATTCTCCCCTCCTCCTCCCCGTCACCATTGATCCGCCGAATGAGCGCTTCCGTTACCCGCGCGGCCAGTTCCACCGTCGGCTGGCGAATCGTCGTCAGGGGCGGCGACAGACGGCACGCCAACGTACTGTCGTCGAAACCCACGACCGACAATTGGTCCGGCACGCGCAGTCCGAGCTCATAGGCCGCTTGAATTACACCAGCGGCCATTTCATCGTTGCTTGCAAAAATGGCTGTGGGCCGTTCAAGCATGGACAGCAGCACGCGCCCCTGTTCGAGGCCGCTTTCGAAGGTGTAGTTGCCCTGCACGATCAACGCAGGGTCTTCCGCTACGCTTGCGAAGGTCAGCGCAGCCTTATAGCCCGCGAGGCGCTCCCAGCTCCCGCTGTAGTCCGCCGAGCCGAGGATGAATCCGATGCGCGTGTGCCCGAGACCCAGCAAATAGGCCGTCATTTCACGCGCGCCCTCGTGGTTCGTGATGGTGGCGGCGGGCCAGGGCAAGTTCGGATCGGACGGCTCAATCGAGGCCATGGGCAAGCCGCTTTCGTGGAGCGCGAGATTGAAATCGCTCAGGCTGCCGAAGGGCGGCAGCAGGATAAGCCCGTCGGTGCCCCCGCGCAGCACCAGCGCCTGCAGGGAGCGCTGCGATGCCTCTTCGCCCGCCTCGCAGGGATGAATCACCACTTCAAAACCGCGCGCCGAAGCCGCCTGAACAATCCCCTGGATCACGTGGGTCAGCCAGCCCGGCGGCTCCTCGGCCTGATAGACCAGCGTCAGCACATGAGAGCGTTTGCTCGCCAGGCGGCGCGCCGAGACATTGGGCACATAGCCCATTTCCGCGATGGCTTCGCGCACCTTGACCGCGGTGGGTTCGGCTACGTATTCCTCGCCATTAATCACCCGCGACACGGTTTTCTTCGAGACCCCGGCGCGATCGGCCACGTCCTGAATGGTCAGGCCCTGCGCGGCAAAACGGGGTGGGGTCATGGGGCTCTCCTTGGGTTGGTTACTACGCGTCCAAGTATAGAGAAAGCGCGCGGGGCTATCCAAGGGTCGAAGGACTAAGGGGACGAGAAGGACGTAAAGGACCGATAGAGCTATTTCCTGATAGCACTAGCGGTTCCGCTACGCCGTACCTATCGTCCGTCCCTTCCGTCCCTTCCGTCCCTTAAGTCCTTCGTCCTTCGAGATTGCATCACCCACCCGCACGCGCTACCATGACCACAAACCCAAAACCACCAAGGATCACCCCCATGCTCCAGCGAATACTCCCCCTGGCCGTCGCGGCCTGCGCCCTGCCCCATTTCGCCCACGCCGACTTCTCCGTTGAAGACACAGGCAAGACCCTCGCCATCGCGGAAAATGGCAAGCCTGTCCTTGTCTACCAGTACGACTGGGTCAATCCACCCGAGGGCGTGGAGGCGCGCTTTCGCCGCACGGGCTACATCCACCCGCTCTACGGCGTCGGTGGCGAAGTGCTCACCGAAGACTACCCCAGCGACCACTACCATCATCGGGGCGTATTCTGGGGCTGGCCCAATGGCATCTGGAAGGGCAAACGCGTGGACACCTGGGGCCTCGAAGGCGCGCGCCAGGTGCACGTCAGCGTGTCGCCCGAGCCGGCAACCATAGATTCGGTCTCGTTTTCCGGGGTGAACCACTGGATACTCGATGAAACCCCCGACGTACCTGTCGTCTCGGAGACCTACGAGGTGGTCGTGTATGCCGCCACCGACGTCGGCCGCGCGCTGGACTTCGCCATCACCTTAAAAAACATCAGCGACGCCCCCTTACACCTGCGCGGCGCCACGACCGAAAACAAAGGCTACGGCGGCTTCAACTTCCGCCCGGACTCCGCGCGCAAGCCGATGCACTTCACCACGGCGAATGGCCCCCAGACGGAAGACACTTTCATCGCCGAATCGCCCTGGGTGGACGTGTCCTACGCCACGGCACCCGGCGCGGATACCCAATCCGGCGCGGCCATCTTCCAGCACCCCGCAAACCCCAACTACCCCCACAAAGGCTGGCTCATCCGCCACTACGCCTTCCTCGGCCACGCCTGGCCCGGAAGCACCCCCGTCGAACTTGCCCCCGGCAAGGAAATCACCATGCAATACCGCCTCTACACCCACCAGGGCACGGCGAAAGACGGCAAGGTGGCGGAAGCGTTTGATGCGTATATGAAGGACGTGAATTCACAGTCGCCACAAGAACCCGGTATCCCCAGGTGAGTACCTGACCGCACATACGCTTGCGCACAATCAACCCCTGCCGGAGGGTTCGCACCTTGGTTACTATTACTGAAATAGCCCCGGACGTGTATCGTCTTTCCATTCTCAACCAGTCGATTGGCCTCCAGTTCAACCACTTTCTCATCAAGGATGAAGAGCCGATGCTCTACCACACGGGGCTCCGAGGAAACTTCGCGGAGTTGAATGAGGCGGTGAAGCGGCTCATCACGCCGAAGGATATCCGCTGGATTGGGTGGAGCCACTTTGAGTCCGATGAATGCGGCGCCCTGAATGAATGGCTGGCCGCTTCCCCCGGCGCGCAGCCCATCTGCGGTGCACTCGGGGCCACCGTCAACGTCAACGACTTTTCCAATCGCGCACCGCGCACGCTGGCGCCGGACGAGTCCTTCAGCACGGGCCAGCGCCGATTTCGATTCATCTCCACCGCCCACGTCCCCCATGGCTGGGATGCGTGCGTGATGTTCGAAGAGACCGATCGGACACTGTTTTGTTCCGACTTGTTCACCCACTTCGGTGAAGTGGAGCCCTTGACCGAAGGCGACATCGTGGGACGCGCGCGGGAGTCCCTGGAAAACATGCAGCAATCGCCCTTCGCCTACTACATCCCCTATAACGCCCGCACCTCGAAGGTGATGACCGCGCTCGCCGAACTCAACCCGCAGCTCCTCGCCACCATGCACGGCTCCAGCTTCCGAGGCGACGGCGCCCAGGCCCTGCGCGATCTCGATGAGGTGTTGCGGGAAGTATTGACGCGGGAGTAGCGCGGGAATGAACCAATCGCGACGTGGCAGCCCGCCGACGTCAGTACGGGCCAATCCTCGAACATTCGCTGACGCATCGTCGTAGTGCGCATGCCCCCGGGTAGCAATACGTAAGTCGCCGTGCCTGGCCATTCTCCGAAGTCAACGTGAATGCCAGCCCGGCGCATGCTGTATAGTAAGCACGAACACAGGGCATTCAAGGGCAATCTCACACGGAAAGGCATCCCCATGACCAGCACCCCCGTCCCCCACCCCGGCTGCTACTGGGTCGTTCCCGGCAAGTTACTTGCCGGCAACTATCCCGGCGAGAAGGAAGCCGCCAAGGCGCGGCTGAAGTTGGGCGGAATTCTGGACCATGGCGTGCGCACCTTCATCAATCTGATGCAGCCGGAAGACCGGAACCATTCTGGACTGCCTTTCACGCCCTACGCCGACATCGCCGATGCGCTGGCGAGCGAGCAGGGCTTCACCGTGACGCACCAGGCCTTTCCGATACAGGATCAGGGCATCCCCGACAGGAAGACGATGGACGCGGTGCTGGAGGCCATCGAAGCCAACCTCCGACAGGACCGGCCTGTCTATCTGCACTGCTGGGGAGGACACGGGCGCACGGGAACGGTCGTGGGCTGCTATCTTATCGCCCACGGCCTCGCGACAAAGGACAACTTTGTCGAGGTCATCGCCAAGCTCCGAGAGCATGTTCCCACATCCATCCCTTCACCCGAGAATGCGAAACAGCGGGACTTCGTCCGGGCCTATGACGCGCCGCCCGTCAGCACCGCCGACACCGCCGAGGCCGATCGCTTCCTGGGCTGCCTCCTCGGCCTCGCCGTGGGTGATGCCGTGGGCACCACGCTGGAGTTCAAGGCCCCCGGCACCTTCAAGCCCGTCGACGACATGGTTGGCGGCGGCCCCT
Protein-coding sequences here:
- a CDS encoding HEAT repeat domain-containing protein codes for the protein MKKNALILGVAFCALAAICPGYAQDLDQSIGALKAYKFGDSRTGIVPLEELALKAQNDGPLRVKLEEQFIEVLKSDASVEAKRFVCRQLGAMGTAKSVDTLAGLIADEQLADYALRALVTIPDKAALAALVKAIAEGPQTQKVNIVNAIARTKSQDAVAPLVALMGDTDQALAQAATAALGSIGGKGCTELLKALKAANGGGDTVLADACLQCGQWAPASQKDEALEIYTTLYNGSQPGYVRAAALTGLVRLESGKAQELVMDALGDSDPALVLVASSFIRELPGEEATKAFAAMLPTADKERKILIIDALAHRKEGGALDAVVAEAKGGDPAVQLVALNALGVLGTPDTATMLLELAATSDGDVQRTARNSIKTIPGRKTDVAILKAAQEGSGAVRLEAISALAARGAVKTTPALLELANSGDAAVETEALKALRVLAGEDDMGTLISLLTSASADDKRKNVAQAIVELTGRIADDHAKSAQPIKALAAASDDATKASLIMVLGRIGTEDALAVVRENVKSQSPVLKLAAVQALSDWPNAAPMEDLKALAADTSNAEAHAAAFAGYLRLLRADKTLNPADKLAALKAADALASTPQEKKLIVAGTAEVVSLEALQYAESRQQDPAVAAEATQAVIRIAGAIGGAYRDEVTKRMNAYIQQDTNEAVKKLAQNVLNGLVGYEDYITAWQYAGPYFVEGKPGAALYDMQFKAETDPAGEVWNIVPMGLDPLRPWVVALAQILGDFDRVVYLRSTITSATAQDVILEAGSNDGIKVWWNGEMIHGLNVARGLAAGQDQLPVSLKAGDNTLVMAIYQHGGDWGAAARLRTKDGQPVTGITQAAK
- a CDS encoding Gfo/Idh/MocA family oxidoreductase produces the protein MAKKRILSRRHFLRNSFAATAGAVGFPYIIPSSALGLDGHIAPSNRITIASIGVGGQGSYDTQGLMNVPEAQLVAVCDVDTAHREKAKKMVEDFYTAKNEKDYKGCATYNDFREVIARDDIDAIMCATPDFAHAIVCVAAAKAGKDIYCEKPLANSIPESRAVKDAVERYKRVLQTGSHERSRDNARYAAELVRNGRIGKLHTIRVNMPIDNHAPIGPQPEMPIPPGFDYDMWLGPAPSAPYTEKRCHFWFRYILDYSGGEMTDRGAHILDLAQLGNGSDHTTPISVEGVGEFPKEGLFNTAMAYSFRFEYASGVQIIGESVGPRGVKFEGDKGWVFIHVHGGDLEASNPALLKEIIGPDELQLGRSRGHHADFVNCVITRGEPKAPVYVGHHTATMCHMCNIAMRRGKKLLWNPDTEQFTNDDEANRMLIPSMRAPWHV
- a CDS encoding LacI family DNA-binding transcriptional regulator, translated to MTPPRFAAQGLTIQDVADRAGVSKKTVSRVINGEEYVAEPTAVKVREAIAEMGYVPNVSARRLASKRSHVLTLVYQAEEPPGWLTHVIQGIVQAASARGFEVVIHPCEAGEEASQRSLQALVLRGGTDGLILLPPFGSLSDFNLALHESGLPMASIEPSDPNLPWPAATITNHEGAREMTAYLLGLGHTRIGFILGSADYSGSWERLAGYKAALTFASVAEDPALIVQGNYTFESGLEQGRVLLSMLERPTAIFASNDEMAAGVIQAAYELGLRVPDQLSVVGFDDSTLACRLSPPLTTIRQPTVELAARVTEALIRRINGDGEEEGRIEMATSLVVRRSAAGPVEP
- a CDS encoding DUF1778 domain-containing protein encodes the protein MAFCRIINGEGQNSVHKSKLKKLTAQRTNEKAQILRLTREDQIRVAEALINPPKANARLTRAAKTHARLIAPR
- a CDS encoding TIM barrel protein; translation: MSEDHKGYRFSFGPWNISEGGDPFGPNVRPTLSFAKKLGQYKALGFEGVQFHDDDAVPELEGLSAKQLGEKAGDMKKVLDGEGLVCEFIAPRLWEDKRGIDGGFTANDAKVREWAIDRAKKCADIARALDTKMIVLWLAREGTYTRESKNAITAYKQILELVNTLLAYDSEIEIAIEPKPNEPVDHAYVPTIGHALAIAGMSNDPKRVGGLIETAHALLAGLDPSDEMAFALAADKLLSVHLNDQNGLKFDQDKSFGSANLRQAYNQVRVLELANYAGTGRFVGLDVKAMRTQSGECVTAHLSNSKKIFLALVDKVRSFDKNLEKQLIEARDYEGLELAVMSHLMGV